TTAACATTTTCCTCAGTCTGGACAATGGCTAGAACATAAGGAGCTCTTTTTGCCATGTGACCAAACCCAACATAAACAATTGTAAAAGAAACAATTGAACCAAATTGTTTCAATTCAACTGTTTCGATGGAATCACTACCACAGGATGGGCAACCATCTAACACTTCTGCTACTTTGAATTGGCATTTGTGGCAGACAATGCCTGTTAAGGTTTCCGCTTGGCTCATAGGACATTACTCGTATTT
The sequence above is a segment of the Leptospira sp. WS39.C2 genome. Coding sequences within it:
- a CDS encoding Zn-ribbon domain-containing OB-fold protein, encoding MSQAETLTGIVCHKCQFKVAEVLDGCPSCGSDSIETVELKQFGSIVSFTIVYVGFGHMAKRAPYVLAIVQTEENVKLTTVIDGVTNFSSVKIGDKVRFKGMDEKIGPVFQY